Proteins found in one Collinsella aerofaciens genomic segment:
- a CDS encoding citrate synthase, whose amino-acid sequence MAYDAKKIYYRFDDHLSRLVLDYEASRQISPESENLYYGLPTDPYDEGLFVEHNVKRGLRNADGSGVVAGLTRISDVHGYNKVDGKVVPDQGKLTLRGYSIEDLVNNAQAENRYGYEEVAYLLITGSLPNKEELDGFCERLGAFRHLSDEYVKEFPMTTVSSSIMNVLQRAVLLLYAFDAEPDVITPEHEIDVAISMLARLPRIAAFAHMASIAKLRGSEVHVPHPTPGLSTAETILQVLRGGMAFTRDEAMLLDVMLMLHAEHGGGNNSTFACRVLSSSATDPYSAYAAAIGSLKGPRHGGANAKVVSMHEDIRAHVSNWEDEDEVAAYLGKILDKQAFDGTGLIYGMGHAVYTLSDPRAEVCRHYARTLAAKKDLGEEFALIERIERLAPLVMRDHGMTKPICANIDLYTGFIYKMLGVPETLFTPLFAVARMAGWSAHRMEELFCAHRIIRPAYRPVIEPLKYKPLADR is encoded by the coding sequence ATGGCCTACGACGCCAAGAAAATCTATTACCGCTTCGACGACCACCTGAGCCGCCTGGTCTTGGATTACGAAGCGAGCCGCCAGATTTCGCCCGAAAGCGAAAATCTCTACTATGGCCTGCCGACTGACCCTTATGACGAGGGCCTATTTGTTGAGCACAATGTCAAGCGCGGCCTGCGCAATGCCGACGGCTCGGGCGTGGTCGCGGGCCTCACTCGCATCTCGGATGTGCACGGCTACAACAAGGTCGACGGAAAGGTCGTGCCCGATCAGGGCAAGCTCACGCTTCGCGGCTACAGCATCGAGGATCTGGTCAACAACGCCCAGGCCGAGAACCGCTACGGCTACGAAGAGGTCGCCTACCTGCTCATCACGGGTTCGCTGCCCAACAAGGAAGAGCTCGACGGCTTTTGCGAGCGCCTGGGCGCCTTTAGACATCTGAGCGACGAGTACGTCAAAGAGTTCCCTATGACCACGGTGTCGTCGAGCATCATGAACGTGCTCCAGCGCGCCGTGCTGCTGCTCTACGCCTTCGATGCCGAACCAGACGTGATCACGCCCGAGCACGAAATCGACGTCGCCATTTCCATGCTCGCACGTCTCCCGCGCATCGCCGCCTTCGCCCACATGGCCTCGATCGCCAAGCTTCGCGGCTCCGAGGTTCACGTGCCGCACCCCACGCCCGGCCTCTCCACCGCCGAGACCATTCTGCAGGTCCTGCGCGGCGGCATGGCGTTCACCCGCGATGAGGCCATGCTGCTCGACGTGATGCTCATGCTGCATGCCGAGCACGGCGGCGGCAACAACTCCACGTTTGCCTGCCGTGTGCTGTCCTCCTCGGCCACCGACCCGTATTCCGCCTACGCCGCGGCTATCGGCTCGCTCAAGGGCCCGCGCCACGGCGGTGCCAATGCCAAGGTCGTGTCTATGCACGAGGACATCCGCGCGCATGTCTCCAACTGGGAGGACGAGGACGAGGTCGCGGCCTACCTGGGCAAGATCCTCGACAAGCAGGCTTTCGACGGCACGGGCCTCATCTACGGTATGGGCCACGCCGTCTATACGCTGAGCGACCCGCGCGCCGAGGTGTGCCGCCATTACGCGCGCACGCTTGCCGCCAAGAAGGACTTGGGCGAGGAGTTCGCGCTCATCGAGCGCATCGAGCGCCTGGCACCGCTGGTGATGCGCGACCACGGCATGACCAAGCCCATCTGCGCCAACATCGACCTCTACACGGGCTTTATCTACAAGATGCTCGGCGTGCCCGAGACGCTCTTTACGCCGCTATTCGCCGTCGCCCGCATGGCAGGCTGGTCGGCGCACCGCATGGAAGAGCTCTTCTGCGCGCACCGCATCATCCGTCCCGCGTATCGCCCGGTTATCGAGCCGCTGAAGTACAAGCCGCTCGCCGATCGCTAG
- a CDS encoding Cof-type HAD-IIB family hydrolase encodes MIVFSDMDGTLLTSDKQMSDATWAMLDELARRGIEFVPCTGRPLSGIFEPILAHPAVHYAVCANGASVWQLDDGTPTDTSRATRILSRPLDRAIAHRVHSIAAGHDVTFDIFADGQCFLPRSLYTRLDEFCGGDPHIAASLKRTRTPIDMDIDSKIDEVETLERIAMYWHDPADRDVIAAELDTLEGIEVTRSYAMNIEVMGEGATKGTALTWLCEHLGERLADAWAFGDNINDIPMLQAAGHGMAMINGELEDREAADAITEYDNDHDGVARTIMAALS; translated from the coding sequence ATGATTGTGTTTTCCGATATGGATGGAACACTGCTGACGAGTGATAAGCAGATGAGCGATGCCACTTGGGCAATGCTCGACGAGCTCGCACGTCGTGGCATCGAGTTTGTTCCCTGCACGGGGCGTCCGCTGTCGGGCATCTTTGAGCCCATCCTCGCCCATCCCGCCGTGCACTACGCGGTCTGCGCCAACGGTGCCAGCGTCTGGCAGCTCGACGATGGTACGCCCACCGATACTTCACGTGCTACGCGCATTTTGAGCCGACCGCTCGACCGCGCCATCGCCCACCGCGTCCATAGCATTGCCGCCGGCCATGACGTGACCTTCGATATCTTCGCGGATGGGCAGTGCTTCCTCCCCCGCTCGCTCTACACGCGCCTGGACGAATTCTGCGGCGGCGACCCCCACATCGCGGCTTCGCTCAAGCGCACACGGACACCGATCGACATGGATATCGACAGCAAGATCGACGAGGTCGAGACGCTCGAACGCATCGCCATGTACTGGCACGACCCGGCCGATCGCGATGTCATCGCGGCGGAGCTCGACACGCTCGAAGGCATTGAGGTCACGCGTTCATACGCCATGAATATCGAGGTCATGGGCGAGGGCGCCACCAAGGGAACGGCCCTCACGTGGCTATGCGAGCACCTGGGCGAGCGCCTCGCCGACGCTTGGGCGTTCGGCGACAACATCAACGACATCCCCATGCTGCAGGCAGCGGGCCACGGCATGGCCATGATCAACGGCGAGCTCGAGGACCGCGAGGCCGCCGACGCCATCACCGAATACGACAACGACCACGACGGCGTCGCCCGCACCATCATGGCCGCCCTCTCCTAG
- a CDS encoding HAD family hydrolase: MFKLIASDMDGTLLDENSQVPPETYELILALHEHGVHFAASSGRRYDRLCEFFAPVRDKMDFVAANGAQVYADGKMVDREVYSHLAIRRLAQAVATFPNLHLALFDRTKSFLLDDECKFVREVDKDLPNAERIWELPDPSVNIIKASIFCDDGVVMDSAYVLQRELGQLFTFAPSGNAWIDAMQPGVSKASGIVQLAEHYGIGRDEIMAFGDSMNDYEIIRFVGTGCAMENARPALKAVADRVVGCNRDHAVQQELRRVLESLA; the protein is encoded by the coding sequence ATGTTTAAACTGATTGCATCCGATATGGACGGCACGTTGCTTGACGAAAACAGCCAGGTGCCTCCCGAGACCTACGAACTGATTCTGGCGCTACACGAGCATGGCGTGCATTTCGCCGCATCGTCAGGTCGCCGCTACGATCGCCTGTGCGAGTTCTTTGCGCCCGTTCGCGACAAGATGGACTTTGTCGCCGCTAACGGTGCCCAGGTCTACGCCGACGGCAAAATGGTAGACCGTGAGGTGTATTCGCACCTGGCGATTCGAAGGCTCGCCCAGGCTGTCGCGACGTTTCCCAATCTGCATCTTGCGCTTTTTGACCGAACCAAGTCCTTCCTGCTCGATGACGAGTGCAAGTTCGTGCGTGAGGTCGATAAGGACCTTCCCAATGCCGAGCGTATTTGGGAGCTGCCCGATCCCAGCGTAAATATCATCAAGGCGAGTATCTTTTGCGATGACGGTGTCGTTATGGACAGCGCCTACGTGCTACAGCGCGAACTTGGTCAGCTCTTTACTTTTGCACCTTCGGGCAACGCGTGGATCGATGCCATGCAGCCCGGTGTGTCGAAGGCCTCGGGCATCGTACAGCTCGCGGAGCATTACGGCATTGGACGCGACGAGATCATGGCGTTTGGCGACTCGATGAACGACTACGAGATCATTCGCTTTGTCGGCACGGGCTGCGCGATGGAAAACGCGCGCCCCGCGCTCAAAGCGGTTGCCGATCGCGTCGTAGGCTGCAACCGCGACCACGCTGTCCAGCAGGAACTCCGCCGTGTTCTGGAGAGCCTCGCCTAA
- a CDS encoding adenine deaminase C-terminal domain-containing protein codes for MSVEVMRSVIEAAEGRVPVDTLFANAQIVDVYGQRVAPGSVAVKDGVIVGVLYDGRDDAAGTYEAAEVIDCQGRYLAPGFIDGHLHIESSNIRPAEYARMAATRGTTTAIADSHEIANVSGLDGLRFMIEDGRRAPISIKYMMPSCVPALPDEQAGAVITAADMQAFFAEHPGDVFGLGEMMNLPGVFMADPETCARIDAANQTPSKQVDGHAPLVAGKDLNAYAAAGIIADHESTIPEEALDKLSRGMYVMLREGTCSHDLANLSPMLLENPARARRCCFATDDRAPSDALATGMIDNACRVAIEAGIDPVVAISMASLSTAEAFGLDHGCRDPHELRGAIAPGKRADLLVLNDLTFATAPHRVYAAGALVAQDGTFVGEIAPEMAEVAALADELRASVKLPKLSLDVFDYAFKPGEAVIDVVPGKAITGMARPESAEGLRRIMLIERHGRGVSLQAEGADGDGPAGLGLVGKHIGRGWVRGFTITGGAIASTIGHDSHNVCVVGDNAADMMAAVEAVGQGGHVLVRNGDVVARIPLALGGLMSEGTAEDVAAQHDDFMVKARAMGIEPPLDPIMGIIFLPLPVIPTLRIRPEGMFDVTTFTYAD; via the coding sequence ATGTCCGTTGAGGTCATGAGATCTGTGATCGAGGCCGCCGAGGGTCGTGTACCCGTTGACACGCTGTTTGCCAACGCACAGATTGTCGATGTGTACGGCCAGCGCGTGGCGCCCGGTAGCGTTGCCGTCAAGGATGGCGTGATCGTCGGTGTGCTCTACGACGGTCGCGACGATGCCGCCGGTACGTATGAGGCTGCCGAGGTCATCGATTGCCAGGGCCGCTATCTTGCCCCCGGTTTTATTGACGGACACTTGCATATCGAGTCTTCGAACATCCGCCCTGCCGAGTATGCGCGCATGGCGGCGACGCGCGGTACCACCACCGCTATTGCCGACAGCCACGAGATCGCTAATGTTTCCGGCCTGGACGGCCTGCGCTTTATGATCGAGGACGGTCGTCGCGCTCCTATTTCCATCAAGTACATGATGCCCTCGTGCGTGCCCGCGCTGCCCGACGAGCAGGCCGGTGCCGTCATCACCGCTGCTGATATGCAGGCGTTTTTTGCCGAGCATCCGGGCGATGTCTTTGGCCTGGGCGAGATGATGAACCTGCCGGGCGTCTTTATGGCCGATCCCGAGACCTGCGCTCGCATTGACGCTGCCAACCAGACGCCGTCCAAGCAGGTGGACGGTCACGCGCCGCTCGTTGCCGGCAAGGACCTCAACGCCTATGCCGCGGCTGGCATTATCGCTGACCATGAGTCGACGATTCCCGAGGAGGCACTCGACAAGCTGTCCCGCGGCATGTACGTGATGCTGCGCGAAGGTACGTGCAGCCATGACCTGGCCAACCTGTCGCCGATGCTGCTGGAGAATCCTGCCCGTGCCCGCCGCTGCTGCTTTGCGACCGACGACCGCGCCCCTTCCGATGCGCTTGCGACCGGCATGATCGACAATGCCTGCCGCGTGGCGATTGAGGCCGGTATCGACCCCGTGGTCGCCATCTCCATGGCGTCCCTTTCCACGGCTGAGGCATTTGGCCTGGACCACGGCTGCCGCGACCCGCACGAGCTCCGCGGCGCCATCGCCCCGGGCAAGCGTGCCGACCTGCTGGTGCTCAATGACCTGACGTTTGCCACGGCTCCGCATCGCGTATATGCCGCCGGTGCTCTGGTGGCGCAGGACGGTACCTTTGTGGGCGAGATTGCACCCGAGATGGCCGAGGTCGCAGCCCTTGCCGATGAGCTGCGCGCCTCCGTTAAGCTGCCGAAGCTTTCGCTCGACGTATTCGACTATGCCTTTAAGCCGGGCGAGGCCGTGATTGACGTGGTGCCGGGTAAGGCCATCACGGGTATGGCTCGCCCCGAGAGCGCCGAGGGCCTGCGTCGCATTATGCTGATCGAGCGCCACGGCCGCGGTGTGTCGCTGCAGGCCGAGGGCGCCGACGGTGATGGTCCTGCGGGCCTGGGCCTTGTCGGCAAGCATATCGGTCGCGGCTGGGTGCGTGGCTTCACCATCACCGGTGGCGCCATTGCCTCCACGATCGGCCACGACTCGCACAACGTGTGCGTCGTGGGTGATAACGCTGCCGATATGATGGCTGCTGTTGAGGCTGTGGGCCAGGGTGGTCACGTGCTGGTGCGCAACGGCGATGTCGTGGCGCGCATTCCGCTGGCGCTCGGTGGCCTGATGAGCGAAGGCACGGCCGAGGATGTCGCCGCGCAGCACGACGACTTTATGGTCAAGGCGCGCGCCATGGGCATCGAGCCGCCGCTCGACCCCATCATGGGCATCATCTTCCTGCCCCTGCCGGTTATCCCGACGCTCCGCATCCGCCCCGAGGGCATGTTCGACGTCACAACCTTCACCTACGCCGACTAG
- a CDS encoding IS110 family transposase has translation MSAEGEAIRSNDYRKDTTVKAPSTRPAAVLGLDVGKSSHWACLIDRDGEVLSSAPVRNREAELDALFASVPAGTLVVVDQFRNIGSLAVRRARAAGLGVAHLPGLAASRAAGLFAGEAKTDERDAAVIARTALGVPDSLSGVPGRGEALEAARALSSQRDHVVACATRDKNRLRAVLLESCPALEAAVDLSDRRWLELLAGFGGAWGIARSGAEGPQAEAAGEAAAASTAPPPALIEAENRQVRFLAARISEALDEAGALEAETAALLEGDETYACLLTVPGIGPRTAAQLAVSVDIGRFPDHDHLASYCGIAPRVRSSGTSVRSSGRYGEYYRACRARGMGHGRALKAVARKRLRAIYAVMRDRVPYRE, from the coding sequence GTGAGTGCCGAGGGGGAGGCCATCCGGTCGAACGACTACCGGAAGGATACCACCGTGAAAGCGCCATCGACCAGGCCCGCGGCCGTGCTCGGCCTAGACGTCGGCAAGTCCTCCCACTGGGCCTGCCTGATCGACCGCGACGGGGAGGTGCTGTCCAGCGCCCCCGTCCGCAACAGGGAGGCCGAGCTCGACGCGCTGTTCGCCTCCGTGCCCGCCGGCACGCTCGTCGTGGTCGACCAGTTCCGCAACATAGGGTCCCTCGCCGTGAGGCGCGCCCGCGCCGCGGGTCTGGGGGTCGCCCACCTGCCCGGCCTCGCCGCCAGCCGCGCCGCCGGGCTGTTCGCCGGCGAGGCCAAGACCGACGAGCGCGACGCCGCGGTGATCGCGCGGACCGCCCTGGGTGTGCCGGACTCCCTGTCGGGGGTCCCGGGCCGCGGCGAGGCCCTCGAGGCCGCGCGCGCCCTCTCGTCGCAGCGCGACCACGTCGTCGCCTGCGCGACCAGGGACAAGAACCGCCTGCGCGCCGTGCTGCTCGAGTCCTGCCCGGCCCTCGAGGCCGCCGTCGACCTGTCGGACCGCCGGTGGCTGGAGCTGCTCGCCGGGTTCGGCGGGGCGTGGGGGATCGCCCGCTCGGGGGCCGAGGGGCCGCAGGCCGAGGCCGCCGGGGAGGCCGCGGCCGCCTCGACTGCGCCCCCGCCGGCGCTCATCGAGGCCGAGAACAGGCAGGTCAGGTTCCTGGCCGCCCGGATATCGGAGGCCCTCGACGAGGCCGGGGCCCTCGAGGCCGAGACGGCGGCGCTGCTCGAGGGCGACGAGACCTACGCGTGCCTGCTCACCGTGCCCGGCATCGGCCCGAGGACCGCGGCGCAGCTCGCGGTGTCGGTCGACATCGGGAGGTTCCCGGACCACGACCACCTGGCCTCGTACTGCGGCATAGCCCCGAGGGTGAGGAGCTCCGGAACGTCGGTGAGGTCCTCGGGGCGCTACGGCGAGTACTACCGGGCCTGCAGGGCGCGGGGCATGGGGCACGGGCGGGCGCTCAAGGCCGTCGCGAGGAAGCGGCTCAGGGCGATATACGCCGTGATGCGCGACCGGGTGCCCTACCGGGAGTAG
- the tyrS gene encoding tyrosine--tRNA ligase: protein MLSVDEQMRIITSGAAQIVPEADLRKKLEKGEPLNIKLGVDPTSPDLHLGHAVPLRKMRQFQDLGHNVTLIIGNGTALIGDPSGKNSTRPQLSQEQIEANAETYVSQAMKILDPEKTTIVHNGDWILSMDLAGLLQVCSKFTVARILERDDFTKRYQSQTPIALHEFLYPVMQAYDSVMIKADVEMGGTDQLFNLLAGRELMEKMGMEPQIALTMPLLEGTDGVRKMSKSYGNYIGLTDAPKDMFGKTMSIPDEMIGKYYRLASSLAPAEVDKIDAALADGSADPYELKRALGRDLCDTYHGAGAGDEAQAEFDRVFKEGQLADFPEKHVELTVNDEGQIYLAGLLKDLGLSASAGQARRDIDGGGVKINGKAVAPKSYNIDPSALKLGDTLSVGKRKGFKLI from the coding sequence ATGCTGTCTGTTGACGAGCAAATGCGTATCATCACCTCGGGCGCCGCGCAGATCGTCCCCGAGGCCGACCTTCGCAAGAAGCTTGAGAAGGGCGAGCCCCTCAACATCAAGCTCGGCGTCGATCCCACCAGCCCCGACCTGCACCTGGGCCACGCCGTGCCGCTGCGCAAGATGCGTCAGTTCCAGGACCTGGGCCACAACGTCACCCTCATCATCGGCAACGGTACCGCGTTGATTGGCGACCCTTCGGGCAAGAATTCCACCCGTCCGCAGCTTTCGCAGGAGCAAATCGAGGCCAATGCCGAGACCTACGTGAGCCAGGCCATGAAGATCCTGGATCCCGAGAAGACCACCATCGTGCACAACGGTGACTGGATCTTGTCGATGGATCTGGCTGGTCTGCTGCAGGTGTGCTCCAAGTTCACCGTCGCCCGTATCCTCGAGCGCGACGACTTTACCAAGCGCTACCAGTCCCAGACGCCGATCGCCCTGCACGAGTTCCTGTACCCCGTGATGCAGGCATACGATTCGGTCATGATCAAGGCCGACGTGGAGATGGGCGGCACCGACCAGCTCTTCAACCTGCTTGCCGGCCGTGAGCTCATGGAGAAGATGGGCATGGAGCCGCAGATCGCGCTCACCATGCCGCTGCTCGAGGGTACCGATGGCGTGCGCAAGATGTCCAAGTCCTATGGCAACTACATCGGCCTGACCGACGCTCCCAAGGATATGTTCGGCAAGACCATGTCTATCCCCGACGAGATGATTGGCAAGTACTATCGTCTGGCCAGTTCGCTCGCCCCGGCCGAGGTCGACAAGATCGACGCCGCCCTGGCCGACGGTTCCGCCGACCCCTACGAGCTCAAGCGCGCTCTGGGCCGCGACCTGTGCGACACCTACCACGGCGCCGGTGCCGGCGACGAGGCTCAGGCCGAGTTCGACCGCGTGTTCAAGGAGGGCCAGCTCGCCGACTTCCCCGAGAAGCATGTTGAGCTGACTGTTAACGACGAGGGCCAGATCTACCTCGCCGGTCTGCTCAAGGACCTGGGCCTTTCGGCCAGCGCCGGCCAGGCCCGTCGCGACATCGACGGCGGCGGCGTCAAGATCAATGGCAAGGCCGTGGCTCCCAAGAGCTACAACATCGACCCCAGCGCCCTCAAGCTGGGCGACACCCTCTCCGTGGGCAAGCGCAAGGGCTTCAAGTTGATTTAG
- a CDS encoding U32 family peptidase: MALPELLAPAGGLDQMLAAIAAGADAIYAGLDGFNARVSAHGFNDDEFARGCAVAHAHGVRVYVTLNVFVFDDELADAVALGAHAHALGADALIVADAGLACALRAAIPGVEIHLSTQAGVHSEDAVQLAAKELGVERVTTARELSVAEIETLCATGVPIEVFCHGAICIGYSGACGFSALRRGRSAMRGDCTQPCRLSYDLVDEAGQSVVAVEGDRLLCPRDYLGVAHLPELVAAGVASLKIEGRMKNPDYVFNVARVWRRALDMLRDGTWDADAVPALERELGRSFNRGFTDAYLRGRSGAELMSFERAINQGVRVGHLVTVGHEEVTVELDAAVAAGDTLEIRFYPGADARPDVPKRWPQVPCPVDAAAGERIVVHCKRKVDAGCEVYLIRSAGVLGQTATVLERMRVEADAVAPVEQSVGVLPFEGVLADGGVPTELAGPAEPAKHEAFARMVFAWELMDLDPRDERDLSDATVVLDEVCRAGDIERTRALMQRAGRVVCRNLGQVAMARELGTAFDVAAPVFCANRATLAWLRGLGAGWVYLPAELLSNDRERIAELAAEPGVLGPFDADCPELMVCEHCLLTAEGVCATDATGQVRCRDCLRRRQVRYLVERDGTRLPVAIDACGRTRIFLS, encoded by the coding sequence GTGGCGCTGCCCGAACTGCTGGCGCCTGCTGGCGGACTCGACCAGATGCTCGCGGCGATTGCGGCGGGTGCCGATGCCATCTATGCGGGGCTGGACGGATTCAACGCTCGAGTGAGCGCGCATGGCTTTAACGATGATGAGTTCGCGCGCGGTTGTGCCGTGGCCCATGCCCATGGCGTGCGTGTGTACGTGACGCTCAACGTGTTCGTGTTCGATGATGAGCTTGCCGACGCCGTGGCGTTGGGGGCGCATGCGCACGCGTTGGGTGCCGATGCGTTGATTGTGGCCGATGCCGGGCTGGCTTGTGCGCTACGTGCGGCGATTCCGGGGGTCGAGATTCACCTGTCCACTCAGGCGGGCGTTCATAGCGAGGATGCCGTGCAGTTGGCTGCCAAGGAGCTGGGAGTTGAGCGCGTGACGACTGCGCGCGAGCTGAGCGTTGCAGAGATTGAGACGCTTTGCGCTACTGGCGTGCCCATCGAGGTGTTCTGTCACGGCGCTATTTGCATTGGATACTCGGGTGCGTGCGGGTTCTCTGCCCTTCGACGTGGCCGCTCTGCGATGCGCGGTGATTGCACGCAACCGTGCCGTCTATCCTATGACTTGGTGGACGAGGCGGGGCAGAGTGTTGTCGCTGTCGAAGGGGATCGCCTGCTTTGTCCGCGTGACTATCTGGGCGTCGCGCATCTGCCCGAGCTTGTTGCCGCCGGCGTGGCATCGCTCAAGATCGAGGGCCGCATGAAGAATCCCGACTACGTCTTTAACGTGGCGAGGGTGTGGCGTCGGGCGCTCGATATGCTGCGCGACGGCACATGGGATGCCGATGCGGTTCCGGCGCTTGAGCGCGAGCTGGGAAGGTCGTTCAACCGCGGCTTTACCGATGCGTATCTGCGGGGTCGTTCGGGCGCCGAGCTCATGAGCTTTGAGCGCGCGATCAACCAGGGCGTGCGCGTGGGCCATTTGGTGACGGTGGGTCACGAAGAGGTGACGGTTGAGCTTGATGCCGCCGTGGCGGCGGGCGATACTCTCGAGATTCGATTTTACCCGGGTGCCGACGCGCGTCCCGATGTGCCCAAGCGCTGGCCACAGGTGCCTTGCCCCGTGGATGCCGCTGCGGGAGAGCGCATCGTCGTGCATTGCAAACGCAAGGTGGACGCGGGCTGCGAGGTCTATCTGATTCGCAGTGCCGGCGTGCTGGGGCAGACGGCAACGGTGTTGGAGCGCATGCGGGTCGAGGCAGATGCGGTCGCGCCTGTTGAGCAGTCCGTTGGGGTACTGCCGTTTGAGGGCGTTCTGGCAGATGGCGGTGTACCGACGGAGTTGGCGGGACCGGCGGAGCCGGCAAAGCATGAGGCTTTTGCTCGAATGGTCTTTGCCTGGGAGCTGATGGATTTGGATCCGCGCGATGAGCGGGATCTGTCCGATGCGACGGTGGTGCTCGACGAAGTGTGCCGCGCAGGCGATATCGAGCGGACTCGGGCGCTTATGCAGCGTGCCGGGCGTGTGGTTTGCCGCAACCTGGGGCAGGTGGCGATGGCCCGCGAGCTGGGCACGGCGTTTGACGTGGCGGCGCCGGTGTTCTGTGCCAATCGGGCCACGCTTGCCTGGCTGCGCGGGCTTGGCGCGGGGTGGGTATACTTGCCTGCCGAGTTGCTCAGCAATGACAGGGAGCGTATTGCCGAGCTGGCTGCTGAACCCGGCGTCTTGGGTCCGTTCGACGCCGACTGTCCCGAGCTTATGGTGTGCGAGCACTGCCTGCTGACCGCCGAGGGCGTCTGCGCCACCGATGCGACGGGGCAGGTCCGTTGCCGCGACTGCTTGCGTCGTCGGCAGGTGCGCTATCTGGTCGAGCGTGACGGTACGCGTCTGCCAGTTGCCATCGACGCATGCGGCAGGACGAGGATTTTCCTGTCGTAG